In Hamadaea flava, a genomic segment contains:
- a CDS encoding permease-like cell division protein FtsX, with translation MSDVLDPVADEPAPSPQGPVHRRRWLLPVCVAVAFLVGVVGATGTLALTGRLATNHRFTVLVFLDPDITADQQAAIESALSKLDGVDSVKFESSEDAQRKMLDGLKGDPALAQQASTVTMPATFQADFHERTFDCGRLTPVAHLPGIKQVSVHQRPTADRPGATLACGNLL, from the coding sequence ATGTCCGACGTTCTTGATCCTGTTGCCGACGAGCCCGCGCCCAGCCCCCAGGGACCTGTCCACCGACGCCGATGGCTGCTTCCCGTGTGCGTGGCGGTGGCGTTCCTGGTCGGCGTCGTGGGCGCGACAGGAACCCTCGCCCTCACCGGGCGGCTCGCGACGAACCACCGGTTCACCGTCCTGGTATTCCTGGATCCCGACATCACAGCCGACCAGCAGGCGGCCATCGAGTCCGCGTTGTCCAAGCTCGACGGAGTCGACAGCGTCAAGTTCGAGAGCAGCGAGGACGCGCAGCGAAAGATGCTGGACGGATTGAAGGGCGACCCCGCGCTGGCCCAGCAGGCCAGCACCGTGACGATGCCCGCCACGTTCCAGGCCGACTTCCACGAGCGAACGTTCGACTGTGGACGACTGACGCCGGTGGCTCATCTGCCCGGGATCAAGCAGGTCAGCGTGCATCAACGGCCGACCGCCGACCGCCCTGGCGCGACGCTCGCCTGCGGGAACCTGCTCTAG
- a CDS encoding PadR family transcriptional regulator has product MSGLPGFGRFSEPALLILISLANGPKHGYAMQDDIAEMAGDRPGPGTLYGAVRRLEEQGFVEALPEQDRRKPYGITDAGRQALQAELTRMRSMASTGLRRLAVS; this is encoded by the coding sequence ATGTCCGGACTTCCGGGGTTCGGCCGGTTCTCGGAACCGGCGCTGCTGATCCTGATCAGCCTCGCGAACGGACCCAAGCACGGGTACGCGATGCAGGACGACATCGCCGAGATGGCCGGCGACCGGCCGGGGCCGGGCACGCTCTACGGCGCGGTACGCCGGTTGGAGGAGCAGGGCTTCGTCGAGGCGCTGCCGGAGCAGGATCGGCGTAAGCCGTACGGGATCACCGATGCGGGACGGCAGGCGTTGCAGGCCGAGCTCACCCGGATGCGGTCGATGGCCTCGACCGGGCTCCGGCGGCTGGCGGTCTCATGA
- a CDS encoding DUF6086 family protein: protein MSQIFRTGEAILWFPSNRVARLFHSLTEVLVSVAGRPAGMDDTGADEYEIDQEVFEAFVNELARQYLGSSHVIMRSMLEGYLATALVLVERAGGSVAALSEAIGLDPRDISVGPGGIGELGDVERLRQLAAVHAQAMSR, encoded by the coding sequence GTGAGTCAGATCTTCCGGACGGGTGAGGCCATCCTGTGGTTCCCGTCGAATCGCGTCGCGCGACTGTTTCACTCGCTGACCGAAGTCCTCGTCTCGGTCGCCGGACGGCCCGCCGGGATGGACGACACCGGCGCCGACGAGTACGAGATCGACCAGGAGGTCTTCGAAGCGTTCGTCAATGAGCTGGCGCGGCAGTATCTCGGATCCAGCCACGTGATCATGCGGTCGATGCTGGAGGGTTACCTGGCCACGGCGTTGGTGCTGGTGGAGCGGGCCGGCGGCAGCGTGGCAGCGCTGTCCGAGGCGATCGGCCTCGATCCCCGGGACATCTCCGTAGGGCCGGGCGGCATCGGGGAACTCGGGGACGTGGAACGGTTGCGGCAGCTGGCGGCAGTTCACGCTCAGGCGATGTCGCGCTGA
- a CDS encoding nucleotidyltransferase domain-containing protein: MAVVGTFMAVVGGALEERTTVLRISFMIMEDLQPIAAHLAEIPGVVAVALGGSRARGTHRPDSDIDLGLYYRGSLAVDRLRSLAREFTGTPTEVTEPGGWGPWVDGGGWLTVDGWRVDWIYRDLDRVRHIADEVRAGRYEVAVQPGHPLGFYSHAYAGEVALGKILADPAGELAELKTLLSAYPSKLAESLVHGLWEADFLVGSARYAVAGADPAYAAGCLFRAIGVLCQALHAHDGAWLINEKGMVAATGRLPSAPPGFTARAQAIFAAMDPLERAVADAATLTAEVRSIVDTTG; the protein is encoded by the coding sequence ATGGCGGTCGTCGGCACTTTCATGGCGGTCGTCGGCGGCGCGCTCGAAGAACGCACGACCGTCCTACGGATATCGTTCATGATCATGGAAGACCTCCAGCCGATCGCGGCCCACCTCGCCGAGATCCCCGGGGTGGTCGCGGTGGCGCTCGGCGGCAGCCGGGCTCGCGGCACGCACCGCCCGGACTCCGACATCGACCTCGGCCTCTACTACCGCGGCTCGCTCGCCGTCGACCGGTTGCGCTCCCTCGCCCGAGAATTCACGGGTACGCCCACCGAAGTGACCGAGCCCGGCGGATGGGGTCCCTGGGTCGACGGCGGTGGCTGGCTGACCGTCGACGGGTGGCGGGTCGACTGGATCTACCGCGATCTCGATCGCGTCCGGCACATCGCCGACGAGGTCCGGGCGGGCCGATACGAAGTCGCCGTCCAACCTGGACATCCCCTGGGGTTCTACTCCCACGCGTACGCCGGTGAGGTGGCGCTCGGCAAGATCCTGGCCGACCCCGCCGGCGAACTCGCCGAACTCAAGACGCTGCTCTCGGCGTATCCGTCGAAACTGGCGGAGAGCTTGGTCCACGGACTGTGGGAGGCCGATTTCCTGGTGGGCTCGGCGAGGTACGCCGTGGCCGGCGCCGATCCCGCCTACGCCGCGGGCTGTCTGTTCCGTGCGATCGGCGTGCTGTGCCAGGCGTTGCATGCTCACGACGGAGCGTGGCTGATCAACGAGAAGGGCATGGTGGCCGCGACCGGACGGCTGCCCTCCGCCCCGCCGGGCTTCACCGCGCGGGCGCAGGCGATCTTCGCGGCGATGGACCCGCTGGAGCGGGCCGTGGCCGACGCCGCGACCTTGACCGCCGAGGTCCGCTCCATCGTGGACACGACCGGCTAG